Below is a genomic region from Pseudomonas berkeleyensis.
CCGAGCTGGTCGAGGTCGATCAGGCGATAGAGGTAACGCAGGCCCTGTGCATCGCCTTCTCGCTCATGCAGGGCGGGAGTGCGGGAGGCCTGAATGCCTTTGCCGATGAGGCCGGCGAGAATGCCGCTGGTAACCGAGGACATGGTCTTAACCCTTGAGCGATTGAGCGAAGTACTGCAGGCCAAGGCGATAGCCCTGGCTGCCGAGGCCGCAGATGACGCCGACGGCGATCGACGAGACGAAGGAGTGATGACGGAACGGCTCGCGCTTGTGCACGTTGGACAGGTGCACTTCGATCACCGGCAGTTCGCTGGCCACCAGGGCGTCACGAATCGCCACCGAGGTGTGCGTCCAGGCTGCCGGATTGATCAGGATGCCGGCGCAGCGACCGCGTGCGCCGTGGATCCAGTCGAGCAGTTCGCCTTCGTGGTTGGTCTGGCGAAACTCGATCTTCAGACCGCATTCGGCCGCGGTAGCGGCGCACAGCTGGGAGATGTCGGCGAGGGTTTCATGGCCGTAGGTGGCCGGCTCGCGGGTACCAAGCAGATTGAGGTTGGGGCCATTGAGCACCAGGATGCAGGGCGTCATGAGGGCTTCTCTTGTTGTTGTGACGAACTGCCGGGAAAATGTACTAACTGGTTAATTCAGTCAATTGATGCGCCATTGGCTACAGTGCGCAGAACCACCCCGCAAGCCTCGCAGGAGGCTTCGGAGTCAGGCGGTATGCGGGTTTTGTGGGGATTAGCAGGCGGCAAGCAGGCGGGCGAAAGTGGGCGATTACCGGCTATTGGTGGGCGCCGAGCTCACTGGTTGTTGCTGGCCATCGCGACTTGATTGCGACCGCCATGCTTGGCCAGATAGAGGCCTTCGTCGGCCTTGACCACCAGACTCAGCGGATCACCTTCCGGTGACGGTCTGATGGTGGCGATACCGATGCTGACGCTGATCGCCGAGCCCGCCTTGGGCAGGTTGTGAGGGATGCCCATGGCTTCCACTTCACGGCGGATCTTCTCGGCCTGCAGGCGCGCGCCACCGGCGGCGGTACCGGGCATGATCACCGCGAATTCCTCGCCGCCATAGCGGGCGGCCAGATCCGAGGCTCGCGTGCAACTGGTGCGCAACGCCTCGCCAACGCGACGCAGCACCTGGTCACCGGCCACGTGGCCATGCTGGTCGTTATAGGCCTTGAAGTAGTCGACATCGATCATCAGCAGGGCCAGTTCGTTCTGATCGCGTAGTGCGCGGCTCCACTCGATTTCCAGGTATTCATCGAAATAGCGGCGGTTGGCCAGGCCGGTCAGCCCGTCGGACTTGATCAGGCGTTGCAGTACCAGGTTGGTGTCGAGCAGTTGTTGCTGGCTCTCACGCAGGGCGCGGTAGGCCTCGTCACGCTGCAGCATGGTCAGGTAGGAGCGCGAGTGATAACGGATGCGCGCCAGCAGCTCGATCACGTCCGGCAGTTTCACCAGATAGTCGTTGGCGCCTGCGGTGAAGGCGGCGCTCTTGACCTTGGGGTCTTCCTTGGTCGATAGCACGATGATCGGCACGTCCTTCAGGCCTGGTGCGGCGCGGTACTGGGTGAGCAGTTCGAGACCATCGACGCCGGGCATGATCAGATCCTGCAGGATCACCGTCGGCTTGATCTGCTGGGCCACGCTCAGTGCCTGGTGCGGGTCGGAGCAGAAGTGGAAGTCGATGTCGCTCTCTTCGCTCAGGGCGCGGCGCACGGCTTCACCGATCATGGCCTGATCGTCGACCAGTAGCACCATCATGGAATAGTCGGGCAGGCCGAGATAGTGAGTGGAGTTCCCGTTAGGCCGCTGCATGTGTGCATCTCCGCCGTTGTTTTGGGTTATAGGTGGCATATCGATCTCAGCTCAGTCGCTCGACCAGGCGTGCCGCGATTTTGTCCAGGGGTAGCACTTCCGCTGCGGCACCCAGGGCCACGGCGGCCTTGGGCATACCATAGACGGCACTGCTGGCCTGATCCTGGGCGATGGTGTGAAAGCCGCGTTCGCGCATCAGCTTCAGGCCCCTGGCGCCATCGCGCCCCATACCCGTCAGCAGTACGCCGATCGCTTCGCCGCGCCAGTAACTGGCCACGCTTTCGAAGAATACATCGATAGACGGCCGGTAGACCTGATCGGCCGGTTCACGCCGATAGACCAGGCGTCCTTCCGGCGAGAGGTAGAGGTGGTTGTTGGTGCCGGCCAGCAGCACGGCACCCGGCTGCAGGGTTTCACCTTCCTGGGCCAGGCGCACCGGCATGTGTGACTCGCTGCCGAGCCACTGCGCCATGCCTGCGGCGAACACTTCGTCGACATGCTGCACCAGCACGATGCTGGCCGGAAAATCAGCCGGAATCTGCTGCAACAGTTCGACCAGTGAGGCCGGTCCACCTGCCGAGGCGCCAATGGTCACCAGGCGCTTGCCACGGTTGTCGCTGTTGCGCAGCGGCGCCGGTTTGACCGTGCGCGAGGTCTTGTGGCCGATCATCCAGGCGATGTTGTGGATCTTGCGCCGCACGCTGGCGGCGTCGAGTACCTGCTGGGGGCCGAGCGAAGGGGCGGCGACCACGTCCAGGGCACCCGCGCCCATGGCATCGAAGACCCGCGCCATGTTGCGCTCGACGTCGGAGGTGACGATGAGAATGGCGCACGGCGTGTCGTGCATGATCCGCCGGGTCGCCTCCACGCCATCCATGCCGGGCATGAGCATGTCCATCAGCAGCAGATCCGGCAGATCCTCGCGGCAGCGGCGTACGGCTTCCTCACCGTTGCCGGCTACCCAGATCAGTTGGTATTCCGGCTCGGCCGCCAGGGCGCGGCGCAGGGCCTCGACGGCCAGTGGCATATCGTTGGCGATGGCGATCCTCATTCGCGTGCCTCACCTATCAGGGTCTGTACGGCGTCCAGCAGGGCTTCGTCATGGAAGCTCGCCTTGGCCAGGTAATAGTCGGCGCCGGCCTCGAGACCGCGGCGGCGATCCTCTTCGCGATCCTTGTACGACACCACCATCACCGGCAGCGAGCGCAGGCGCGGATCCTGGCGCACCTGGGTCACCAGTTCGATGCCATCCATGCGCGGCATGTCGATATCGGTGATCAGCAGGTCGAAGGCTTCGGCGCGCAGGGCATTCCAGCCATCCATGCCATCCACGGCCACCGAGACCTGATAACCGCGGCTAAGCAGCAGCTTGCGCTCCAGCTCGCGCACGGTGAGCGAGTCGTCCACCACCAGCACGCGCTTGCTCACGGCCTGGCGGGCATTGCTGCTGTGGTCGACCCGATCCAGATGGCCGTCGCCGAGCAGCTTGCCCACCGAGTTGAGCAGGTCGTCGACATCGAGAATCAGCACCGGGGTGCCGTCATGCAACAAGGCGCCTGCGGCGACGTCGCGCACCTTGCCCAGGCGCGGATCGAGCGGCATCAGTACCAGGGTGAATTCGCCAAGGAAGGCTTCCACGGCCAGGCCGTGATACTGCTCGCGGTCGCGAATCAGTACGATCGGGATGCTGTCGTCTTCTCCCTGTTTTTCCGCGCACTGCAGCAGTTGCGCCGCCGAGATCAGGCCGACATGCTCGTCGTCCAGCCAGAAGTGCTGGCGCCCTTCGAGCTGGACGATGGCGCTACGCGGCAGGCGCAGCATGCGTTCGATCTGCGCCAGCGGGAAGGCGTAGGCCTCGCCGCCAATGGTGACCACCAGCGCGCGTACCACCGATAGCGTCAGCGGCAGTTCGAGGTGGAACAGGCAGCCCTGATCCTGCGTTTGCAGCAGGCGCACGTTGCCGCGCATGCGACGAATCTCGTGCTGCACCACATCCAGGCCGACGCCGCGGCCGGAGACTTCGGTGACCTGCTGGCTCATGCTGAAGCCTGGCAGGAAGAGGAAGGACAGCAGTTCCTCCTCGGTCATCTGCTCGACCTGTTCGGCCGAGGCGAAGCGACGTTTCACCACCGCCTGCGCGACGCGCTGCAGGTCGATTCCGGCGCCGTCGTCGCTGACCTCCAGCACCAGCATGCCGGCATGGTGACGGGCGCGCAGCAGCACTCGGCCTTCTTCTTCTTTGCCTTTGCGCGTGCGCAGGGCCGGTGGCTCGATGCCATGGTCGACGGCGTTGCGCAGCAGGTGGGTCAGCGGGGCTTCCAGGCGCTCCAGCACGTCGCGGTCGACCTGAGTGTTCTCGCCTTCGATCTCCAGGCGCACCTGCTTGCCCAGTGAGCGACCGAGATCACGCAACATGCGTGTCTGCCCGGTGAGCACATCGGCGAAGGGGCGCATGCGCGAGGCCAGGGCCAGGTCGTAGAGCTGCTGGGTACGTTGCCCTCCGTGCCAGACGAAGTCGTCGAACAATTCCTGGTGAGCCTGTAGCTGCTGCTGGCATTCGATCAGCAGATTGCGGCTTTCGTTGAACAAGGCCTGTGCGGTGGCATCCTGTTCGCTGCCGAGCAGGTGTTCGCGCAGGGTCTCCAGCGTGCGCCGGGCAGATTCCTGCTGACGCTTGAGACGGTACAGCGATTCGCTCAGCGGTTTGGTGCGCTGGAACTCCACCAATGATTTGCCGGACAGGTCGATCAGGTGATCGAAGCGTTCGGCCGATACGCGCAATACGCGGCTGGTGCGTTCCTCGATGCTGGCGTCGGCGGGGGTATTGGGCGCGCTTGGGGCCGCCTGGGTTTGTTCGTGTTCCGCGTGCAATGCGCTGTTGCTGCCCGCCTGCGTGCGCAGGGCCGGCACGGCGTTGCCGAGCAGTACTTGCAGGCGCGTGGTGAGGGTTTCCACCCGGGCGTCCAGCTCGGCGTCCTGTTGCGCCTGGCCAATACGCAGCAGCAGGTCGGAGCCTTGCAGCAGCGCATCGATATGGTCGGGCAGCAGGCGTAGCAGGCCTTCCTGTGCGGCTACCAGCAGGTCTTCCATGGCGTGGGCGACCAGCACGCCATTGTCCAGGCCGACGATGCGCGCGGCACCTTTGAGCGAGTGCGCTGCGCGCATGCAGGCTTCCAGCTGGCTGGCGTTGGTCGGATCCCGCTCGAGTATCAGCAGGCCGGTGTCGAGCACCTGTTTCTGCGCCTCGGCTTCCAGGCGGAACAGGTCGAGCAGCGATGCGTCCCTCATCTGATCCGGTGTCACGCGAGGCTCCCGATCATGTGCTGCAGCAATGGTTCATCGTCCAGCAGGGTGATGCTCTGGCCCTGCCATTGCAGAACGCCGGCGGCGAAGCGGCTGATGGTGCGGCTGTCTTCGCCCTTGCTGGTGCTGATTTTATCCAGCGCGATGCGCTGAATACCGCTGACTTCGTCTACCGGTGCAACCAATGGGCCGCTGTCGCTCTGCAGGATG
It encodes:
- a CDS encoding response regulator; protein product: MQRPNGNSTHYLGLPDYSMMVLLVDDQAMIGEAVRRALSEESDIDFHFCSDPHQALSVAQQIKPTVILQDLIMPGVDGLELLTQYRAAPGLKDVPIIVLSTKEDPKVKSAAFTAGANDYLVKLPDVIELLARIRYHSRSYLTMLQRDEAYRALRESQQQLLDTNLVLQRLIKSDGLTGLANRRYFDEYLEIEWSRALRDQNELALLMIDVDYFKAYNDQHGHVAGDQVLRRVGEALRTSCTRASDLAARYGGEEFAVIMPGTAAGGARLQAEKIRREVEAMGIPHNLPKAGSAISVSIGIATIRPSPEGDPLSLVVKADEGLYLAKHGGRNQVAMASNNQ
- a CDS encoding hybrid sensor histidine kinase/response regulator; protein product: MTPDQMRDASLLDLFRLEAEAQKQVLDTGLLILERDPTNASQLEACMRAAHSLKGAARIVGLDNGVLVAHAMEDLLVAAQEGLLRLLPDHIDALLQGSDLLLRIGQAQQDAELDARVETLTTRLQVLLGNAVPALRTQAGSNSALHAEHEQTQAAPSAPNTPADASIEERTSRVLRVSAERFDHLIDLSGKSLVEFQRTKPLSESLYRLKRQQESARRTLETLREHLLGSEQDATAQALFNESRNLLIECQQQLQAHQELFDDFVWHGGQRTQQLYDLALASRMRPFADVLTGQTRMLRDLGRSLGKQVRLEIEGENTQVDRDVLERLEAPLTHLLRNAVDHGIEPPALRTRKGKEEEGRVLLRARHHAGMLVLEVSDDGAGIDLQRVAQAVVKRRFASAEQVEQMTEEELLSFLFLPGFSMSQQVTEVSGRGVGLDVVQHEIRRMRGNVRLLQTQDQGCLFHLELPLTLSVVRALVVTIGGEAYAFPLAQIERMLRLPRSAIVQLEGRQHFWLDDEHVGLISAAQLLQCAEKQGEDDSIPIVLIRDREQYHGLAVEAFLGEFTLVLMPLDPRLGKVRDVAAGALLHDGTPVLILDVDDLLNSVGKLLGDGHLDRVDHSSNARQAVSKRVLVVDDSLTVRELERKLLLSRGYQVSVAVDGMDGWNALRAEAFDLLITDIDMPRMDGIELVTQVRQDPRLRSLPVMVVSYKDREEDRRRGLEAGADYYLAKASFHDEALLDAVQTLIGEARE
- the cheB gene encoding chemotaxis response regulator protein-glutamate methylesterase: MRIAIANDMPLAVEALRRALAAEPEYQLIWVAGNGEEAVRRCREDLPDLLLMDMLMPGMDGVEATRRIMHDTPCAILIVTSDVERNMARVFDAMGAGALDVVAAPSLGPQQVLDAASVRRKIHNIAWMIGHKTSRTVKPAPLRNSDNRGKRLVTIGASAGGPASLVELLQQIPADFPASIVLVQHVDEVFAAGMAQWLGSESHMPVRLAQEGETLQPGAVLLAGTNNHLYLSPEGRLVYRREPADQVYRPSIDVFFESVASYWRGEAIGVLLTGMGRDGARGLKLMRERGFHTIAQDQASSAVYGMPKAAVALGAAAEVLPLDKIAARLVERLS
- the aroQ gene encoding type II 3-dehydroquinate dehydratase, with amino-acid sequence MTPCILVLNGPNLNLLGTREPATYGHETLADISQLCAATAAECGLKIEFRQTNHEGELLDWIHGARGRCAGILINPAAWTHTSVAIRDALVASELPVIEVHLSNVHKREPFRHHSFVSSIAVGVICGLGSQGYRLGLQYFAQSLKG